The Corynebacterium occultum sequence CTTCACCTCCTGGATGATGGGGAAGATTGATCTCCATGACCTCAGTGGCTGGGGAAATTTCAGCATCAACCAGGCTTATGCCAACTCCAAGTTGGCGGTCAACATCTTCAGTGAGCAACTGCATCAGCGCTATCACCGGCAGGGGATCTCCACTGTGTCCTTTTCCCCGGGGATGGTGGCCACCAATGTGGTTCGGGAATCCGGTTATGAGCCTGGCCCGAGGCTGAAGAAACTGGCGGCACCCTTTCTCACCCCACTGGATCGTGCCGGTGGCCGCCTGGCGTATTTCATCAGCGGTGAACCGGGCCGGGACTGGGAGTCAGGAAAATTCTATGGCTCGAACCTCAAGCCCGGTCGCCACACTAAACTCTCTCAGAGCCCCCGCCTTTCGGAACGGGTCTGGGAGCTCAGTTCTCAGATGCTGGCCATTCGCTGGTGAGCCGTGGGGAAGCGGCGTTCGGTAATACCCCTGCCCCGCTGGGTCCTCCCCTTGACCTAGACTCGGCAGGGTGAGTGAGAACACCGATCTGAACACGACTGACAGCACCGGCGAGCGGCCGCGCCTCCTGCTCATCGACGGCCATTCGATGGCTTTCCGGGCATTCTTCGCGCTGCCGGCCGAGAACTTCTCCACGACCGGCGGGCAACACACCAACGCCGTCTACGGCTTTCTCTCGATGCTGGCCAATATCCTCAAGGAGGAGCAGCCGAGCCATGTCGGCATCGCCTTCGACGTGGGGCGGAAGACTTTCCGCACCGATCTTTTCCCGGCGTACAAGGCTCAGCGTGAGGCCACCCCGGAGGAGTTCAAGGGGCAGGTCGGCCTGATCAAGGAGGTGCTGGAATCCCTCGGCATCACCACCATGGAGCAGGAAAATTATGAGGCCGATGACATCATCGGCACTCTGGTCACCCAGGCCCGATCCAACTATGAGACGGTCATCGTCACCGGTGACCGTGACTACCTGCAGCTGGTCGATGAGAACACCACCGTGCTCTACCCGATGCGTGGGGTGTCCACCCTGCATCGCTTCACCCCGGCGGCAGTGGAGGAGAAGTACGGCCTGACCCCGCAGCAGTACCCGGATTTCGCGGCCCTGCGGGGCGATCCCTCCGATAACCTGCCAGGTGTTCCCCGCGTTGGTGAGAAGACCGCCACCAAGTGGATTCTGGAGTACGGCTCCCTGGACAATCTGCTGGATAATGCCGACAACATCAAGGGGTTGGCAGGTGAGAACCTCAGGGAGCGAATCGACCAGGTTCGGATGAACCGTGATCTGACGGCCATGGTCACCGACATGGATCTGCCGCTCGGGCCAGATGATCTGGTTCCGGGTGAGGCGAATGTCGCCGCTATCGCCGAGCGTTTCGATGAGCTGCAGTTCGGCACCAGCCTGCGGGAACGCATCCTCGCCTCCGTCAACGCGGACAATGGCGCCCAGGTCGAGCCGGTCCCAGCCGCTGAGGTCACCATCGACACCGGTTCGCTGGCCGAGTGGCTGACTGCCCGTGAGGGACAGCCCCTGGCCATGGCGGTTGCTGGTGTCGGCACGCCCGCCAGCGGTGACGCGGACGCCCTGGCGCTTATCGACGTCGCGCACCACGCCTTCGCCGCCGATCTCGCCGAGATCAGCCCGGCGGAGGAAAAGGTCCTGGCACAGTGGTTGAGTTCCGAATCCCCGAAGATCCTGCACGAGGCCAAGTCCGTCTTCCACATGCTCGCCGGCCGTGGTTTCGAACTGAACGGCATCAGCCATGACACCGCCATCGCCGGTTACCTGTTGCGGCCTGGCCAGCGCACCTATGAACTCAAGGATGTCTACCAGCGTCACCTCCAACGCCAGCTGTCCGACCCGGAGGAAGCCGCCACCGGACAACTCAGTCTGTTGGACAGCGGGGAAGCCTCCCGCGCCCTGGTCGATCAGGCCCTGGCCATCCTGGAGCTGGCGGAGGAGCTGACTGTCCTGCTCCAGGAGATCGACAGTTTCGAGCTCTACGCCGACCTGGAACTGCCCCTGGTGGGGATCCTGGCACGCATGGAGGCCGCCGGCATCAAGGTGGATGTGCCCACCCTGGAGGAACAGCTGGAAAGCTTCGTGGAACAGGTTGCCGAGGAAGAGTCCGCCGCCCGGGAGCTGGCCGGTGACCCCAGCCTCAACCTCTCCAGCCCCAAGCAGCTGCAGGTTGTCCTCTTCGAAACCTTCGGCATGCCCAAAACCAAGAAGACGAAGACCGGTTACTCCACCGCGGCCAAGGAGATTGAAGCTCTCGCGGTCAAGCATCCCCACCCCTTCCTTGACCACCTCCTGGCACATCGCGAGTACCAGAAGATGAAGACCACCCTGGAAGGGTTGATCAAGACCGTCAACGGTGACGGGCGAATCCATACCACCTTCAACCAGACGGTGGCCTCTACGGGGCGACTCTCCTCCACGGACCCGAACCTGCAGAACATCCCGGTACGTACCCCGGCGGGCCGGAAGATCCGCTCCGCCTTCGTGGTCGGCGAGGGCTATGAAACCCTGCTCACCGCCGACTACTCCCAGATCGAGATGCGCGTGATGGCACACCTCTCCGGCGACCCGGGGCTGGTGGAGGCCTACCAGGCGGGCGAGGACCTCCACAATTACGTCGGCTCCAAGGTCTTCGACGTGCCCATCGACGGGGTCACCCCGGAACTGCGCCGCCGCGTGAAGGCCATGTCCTATGGCCTGGTTTATGGACTCTCCGCCTTCGGTCTCTCCCAACAGCTCAATATCTCCCCGGCGGAAGCCAAGCAGACGATGGAGAGCTACTTCGAACGCTTCGGTGGGGTCAAACGTTACCTCGCCGAGGTGGTCGATGAAGCCCGCCAGGTTGGCTACACCTCAACGCTCTTCGGACGTCGCCGCTACCTTCCGGAGCTGACCTCCGATAACCGCGTGGCCCGGGAGAATGCCGAACGTGCCGCCCTCAACGCCCCGATTCAGGGTACCGCGGCTGACATCATCAAGGTCGCCATGATCCGCGTGGACCGTGAACTGCGCAAGGCCCAGGTCACGTCCCGGGTGCTGCTCCAGGTCCATGATGAACTGGTCGTAGAGGTCTCCCCGGGTGAGCTGGAACAGGTCCGGGGCATCGTGGAAAAGGAGATGGACTCCGCGATCACTCTGGCGGTGCCGCTCGAGGTGTCTGCCGGGCATGGATTGAACTGGGACAACGCCGCGCACTAGAGTATCGATGGGCGGGGACGGGGTGGTTGCCTGGGTTTGAGGCGGGAATTTTTAGAAAAATTGATAAATTCATGATATGAAAATAGTTCTTTCCTACGAACCGTGAGGAATGTAATGCTCAATTTCCAGCGTGTGGCTGCTGTCGGCCTTGGTGCAGCAGTGGTGGCGACTGCTCTGACCCCCGCGGCCAATGCGATGATCGCGCCCAGGGACGTGGTCATCGTCATGGACACCACTTCATCCATGCGCAACGAGATCGCCTGGGCCAAGGAGGATGCCCGGGACATCGCCCAGCAGGTGCTCTCATCCCACCCGGATTCGCGGGTTGGCTTCGTGCAGTACAAGGACTGGGCCAGCCCGATGCCCAATGGCAGGGGCCAGCTGGCCGGGGCTGTTTCTGAGTTGCCGCTAACCAGAAATGCCGCTGAATTCACCTCGGTGGTGGCTTCGTTGAGGACTGATGATCCGGGTAACACCAGCATCCCGGAAGCAGTCTATTCCGGCATCCTGGTTGCGGTGGACCAGCAACCCTGGCGCGAGAACGTGGGGCGAAACATCATCGTTATCGGTGATGCCCCAGCGGATGACCCGGAATACAAGACCTGCCTGAGCAAACAGGATGTGATCGCCGCCCTGGATCCCCGGGACCTGAGCATTCGGATCAATCAGGACCACGGTTTCGGTTATAACCCTAACCGCAACGTGGCGGACTGTACCCGGGAGATGCCGGCAGGCCCTTCCATTCCGCTCAACGGGGAGAAGCAGCAGCTGATGAAGCCCCGGGTGGACATCCTCTCCCCGGATGGTGACCCCGGCCCGGAGCTCAGGGAGATCGCGCAAACCTATGGCGGTAAGAGCTACGAGTACGGCGATAATCCGACCTGGGGAATCACTGATGTGCTCGATGACATCTACATCGGTGGCTCGCCCCTGATCTCGGGGAGTTCCGGAAGCTCCCAGATCACCCTGGATGATGCCAACAGCTGGATTACGGCACTTTCCGCCATCATCGGCACCCTGACCGGTCTGGCGGGGATACTCGGCCCGCTGCTTCGTCAGTTCGCCTAATACGGTAACCGGGCAGTGAAGATCGCGGTGCCGGGGAAGATCCGCCCCCGCTCCGGAGACCACTGACCCCAATTCTGGGTCAGCTCTTCGGGCCACTCCGGTTCAAGCATGTCTTCGATGATGAAACCGGCTTTTCCCAACGCCCGGATGTGATCGCCGACCTTGTGCTGGAATTCGGCGTAGGTGGGGGTGCCCGCCTCATCGAATTCGGTGTAGCCCTCCTCGAAGTAGCTGGCGTAGACCTGGAAGGAATTCGGGTCATCGACGAAGATCCACCGCATCGGATGGTTGACCGAATAAACGAAACGTCCACCCGGAACCAGTACCCGTGACACCTCGGCGAAGAGGGCGTCCAGGTCACGGATGAAGGGGATGGCCCCGAAGGCGGAGAAGGCCACTTCGAAGGAATGGTCCAGGTAGGGAAGGTGCAGGGCATCGGCCTGTACCAGGTGGGCCCCATGATTCTTGCCCGCCCGGGCCAGCATGCCGGCGGAGAGATCGAAGGCGGTGATGAACCCGACCCCGTCCTCCGCCAACCAGCGGGAACAGGGTGCGGAGCCACAGCCGATCTCCAGAACTCGGGACTCCGAGACATCACCGAGTAGCCTGACTTCGCCTTCTGTAAGCATCTCGGGGCACCAATTGAAACCCTGTAGATATTCCGGGTGGGCCCGGTGGTAATCCTCGGCATCGCTATCCCAGTGAAAGCGGTTTGCACGTGCGATTTCCGGGGCTGAAGGGGGTGGTGGGAAAGAGTTCGACATGATGAAGATTCTATTTGCCTGCGCTGGGAAAACCCACTATGGTTTAGGAAGCGTATCCACGCCCTGGAGGGTGCCCGGTCTTAATAGGAGGACTTGGCATGTTCTGGAGTGAGATCTGAAGCCCTGAGGATCAGGGAAGAGGAGAGATGCGTTCCTGTCCGTTTTCTATCTCCTATCCATTTCGGAGCAAATTACATATGCCCACCAACAACGCACCTCAGGTAGCCATCAACGACATTGGCTCCGCTGAGGACTTCCTCGCCGCGATCGACGCGACCATCAAGTACTTCAACGACGGTGACATCGTTGAAGGCACCGTTGTCAAGGTTGACCGCGATGAGGTCCTGCTCGACATCGGCTACAAGACCGAGGGTGTCATCCCCTCCCGCGAGCTCTCCATCAAGCACGATGTCGACCCGGATGAGGTCGTCCAGGTTGGCGACGAGATCGACGCACTTGTCCTCACCAAGGAGGACAAGGAAGGCCGTCTGATCCTCTCCAAGAAGCGCGCACAGTACGAGCGTGCATGGGGCGCCATCGAGGAGCTGCAGAAGAACGACGAGCCGGTCACCGGTACCGTCATCGAGGTCGTCAAGGGCGGCCTCATCCTGGACATCGGTCTGCGCGGCTTCCTGCCGGCATCCCTCGTTGAGATGCGTCGCGTCCGCGACCTGGAGCCCTACATCGGCCAGGAGCTCGAAGCCAAGATCATCGAGCTGGACAAGCAGCGCAACAACGTTGTCCTGTCCCGCCGTGCACACCTCGAGCAGACCCAGTCCGCGGTCCGCTCCGAGTTCCTGCACCAGCTTCAGAAGGGCCAGGTCCGCAAGGGCGTCGTGTCCTCCATCGTCAACTTCGGCGCCTTCGTCGATCTCGGCGGTGTCGACGGCCTGGTTCACGTTTCCGAGCTGTCCTGGAAGCACATCGACCACCCGTCTGAGGTTGTCACCGTTGGCGACGAGGTCACCGTGGAGGTGCTCGACGTCGATCTCGACCGCGAGCGCGTCTCCCTGTCCCTGAAGGCCACCCAGGAAGATCCGTGGCGCGTCTTCGCCCGTACCCACGCTGTGGGTCAGATCGTCCCGGGCAAGGTCACCAAGCTGGTTCCCTTCGGTGCGTTCGTTCGCGTCGAAGAGGGAATCGAGGGTCTGGTCCACATCTCCGAGCTGGCTCAGCGCCACGTCGAGGTCCCGGACCAGGTTGTCACCGTCGGCGAAGAGGCAATGGTCAAGGTCATCGACATCGATCTCGATCGTCGTCGTATCTCCCTGTCCCTCAAGCAGGCTGACGAGGACTACACCGAGGAGTTTGACCCGTCCAAGTACGGCATGGCCGACTCCTACGACGAGCAGGGTAACTACATCTTCCCTGAGGGCTTCGACGCCGAGACCAACGAATGGCTCGAGGGCTTCGACGAGCAGCGTCAGGCATGGGAGGCACGCTACGCAGAATCCGAGCGTCGCTTCCAGCTGCACACCGCTCAGATCGAGCGTCACCGTGTCGCCGCCGCCGAGGCTGCCGAGCAGTCCGCCACCAACTACTCCTCCGAGTCTGAAGAAGCAGCTCCGGCTTCCCAGGACGCAGAGGTTGAGACCACCGGTGGTTCCCTGGCTTCCGACGAGCAGCTCGCTGCTCTGCGCGAGAAGCTGGCCGGCAACTAAGAGGTCCGCCACCAGGGTCTAGCACCCTGATGCGCCCACGAGCCCTACCCCAGGATAAATTCCTGAGGTAGGGCTCGTTTCGCTTTTTCTGGTGGGGTACTGCAGCACCGGGATCTGTGGCGGTGTTACTGCCCTGTTCCCGAAGTGGACTCTGGATACACCGTATTTCCGGGGCAAAACTTCAGACTGATCGTAGCTGCCCCTCCCAGAAAAAGAGGTGGCCGTGACTTCCCATAGCCCACATCCCCAGCATTCCCCTCTGCACCATCGATCCCCAGGCATCACCGGAACATTGCTCGGGGTCACCGGACTCTTCGTGGTGCTCACCATCTGGAGCACAGTCTTGGCCATCGCCTACGCTTACGGTGGCCGGGCCGGTTGGATCGGTTGGCTCCGACTACCGGAAAGCATCGCACCCTCCACCCACGGAACCTCTTCATGTTCCTGCTGTCCTACCTCCTTCTGCTGTCCACCATCGCATCCCTGCCGGAGTGGAAGAACACCGGATTCTTCCGCCGGCAGGTCGAAGATAACGCCCAGGAATCAGCGAAGCGGCTGAAACTCCTACAGGAAAGCATGCGGTTGAAGAGCCTGCCGGTGCTGCACCTCAGCCGCCGTTCCACCGTCTTCGGACTGCTCGGCTATGTCATCTACGCGATGCTCTTCTCCTTGGGACTGCAGATCTCAGTGGGGGCCTTTGCTGCGGAGGCCGGGTACGGGGATGTGTTCAACAGCGGAAAGCAGGTGT is a genomic window containing:
- the polA gene encoding DNA polymerase I; this encodes MLIDGHSMAFRAFFALPAENFSTTGGQHTNAVYGFLSMLANILKEEQPSHVGIAFDVGRKTFRTDLFPAYKAQREATPEEFKGQVGLIKEVLESLGITTMEQENYEADDIIGTLVTQARSNYETVIVTGDRDYLQLVDENTTVLYPMRGVSTLHRFTPAAVEEKYGLTPQQYPDFAALRGDPSDNLPGVPRVGEKTATKWILEYGSLDNLLDNADNIKGLAGENLRERIDQVRMNRDLTAMVTDMDLPLGPDDLVPGEANVAAIAERFDELQFGTSLRERILASVNADNGAQVEPVPAAEVTIDTGSLAEWLTAREGQPLAMAVAGVGTPASGDADALALIDVAHHAFAADLAEISPAEEKVLAQWLSSESPKILHEAKSVFHMLAGRGFELNGISHDTAIAGYLLRPGQRTYELKDVYQRHLQRQLSDPEEAATGQLSLLDSGEASRALVDQALAILELAEELTVLLQEIDSFELYADLELPLVGILARMEAAGIKVDVPTLEEQLESFVEQVAEEESAARELAGDPSLNLSSPKQLQVVLFETFGMPKTKKTKTGYSTAAKEIEALAVKHPHPFLDHLLAHREYQKMKTTLEGLIKTVNGDGRIHTTFNQTVASTGRLSSTDPNLQNIPVRTPAGRKIRSAFVVGEGYETLLTADYSQIEMRVMAHLSGDPGLVEAYQAGEDLHNYVGSKVFDVPIDGVTPELRRRVKAMSYGLVYGLSAFGLSQQLNISPAEAKQTMESYFERFGGVKRYLAEVVDEARQVGYTSTLFGRRRYLPELTSDNRVARENAERAALNAPIQGTAADIIKVAMIRVDRELRKAQVTSRVLLQVHDELVVEVSPGELEQVRGIVEKEMDSAITLAVPLEVSAGHGLNWDNAAH
- a CDS encoding class I SAM-dependent DNA methyltransferase, which translates into the protein MSNSFPPPPSAPEIARANRFHWDSDAEDYHRAHPEYLQGFNWCPEMLTEGEVRLLGDVSESRVLEIGCGSAPCSRWLAEDGVGFITAFDLSAGMLARAGKNHGAHLVQADALHLPYLDHSFEVAFSAFGAIPFIRDLDALFAEVSRVLVPGGRFVYSVNHPMRWIFVDDPNSFQVYASYFEEGYTEFDEAGTPTYAEFQHKVGDHIRALGKAGFIIEDMLEPEWPEELTQNWGQWSPERGRIFPGTAIFTARLPY
- a CDS encoding vWA domain-containing protein is translated as MLNFQRVAAVGLGAAVVATALTPAANAMIAPRDVVIVMDTTSSMRNEIAWAKEDARDIAQQVLSSHPDSRVGFVQYKDWASPMPNGRGQLAGAVSELPLTRNAAEFTSVVASLRTDDPGNTSIPEAVYSGILVAVDQQPWRENVGRNIIVIGDAPADDPEYKTCLSKQDVIAALDPRDLSIRINQDHGFGYNPNRNVADCTREMPAGPSIPLNGEKQQLMKPRVDILSPDGDPGPELREIAQTYGGKSYEYGDNPTWGITDVLDDIYIGGSPLISGSSGSSQITLDDANSWITALSAIIGTLTGLAGILGPLLRQFA
- the rpsA gene encoding 30S ribosomal protein S1, yielding MPTNNAPQVAINDIGSAEDFLAAIDATIKYFNDGDIVEGTVVKVDRDEVLLDIGYKTEGVIPSRELSIKHDVDPDEVVQVGDEIDALVLTKEDKEGRLILSKKRAQYERAWGAIEELQKNDEPVTGTVIEVVKGGLILDIGLRGFLPASLVEMRRVRDLEPYIGQELEAKIIELDKQRNNVVLSRRAHLEQTQSAVRSEFLHQLQKGQVRKGVVSSIVNFGAFVDLGGVDGLVHVSELSWKHIDHPSEVVTVGDEVTVEVLDVDLDRERVSLSLKATQEDPWRVFARTHAVGQIVPGKVTKLVPFGAFVRVEEGIEGLVHISELAQRHVEVPDQVVTVGEEAMVKVIDIDLDRRRISLSLKQADEDYTEEFDPSKYGMADSYDEQGNYIFPEGFDAETNEWLEGFDEQRQAWEARYAESERRFQLHTAQIERHRVAAAEAAEQSATNYSSESEEAAPASQDAEVETTGGSLASDEQLAALREKLAGN
- a CDS encoding SDR family NAD(P)-dependent oxidoreductase, translating into MMRTIVITGASDGIGAEAARQLSEATVDKDQQLVLIGRSPEKTRRIAEELGAAHHLVDYTSLDSVRVLAATLNEKYGRIDVLANNAGGVFSGPVRTVDGFERTFQVNYLAPFLLTHLLMEKLMSSQANVVFNSSFTSWMMGKIDLHDLSGWGNFSINQAYANSKLAVNIFSEQLHQRYHRQGISTVSFSPGMVATNVVRESGYEPGPRLKKLAAPFLTPLDRAGGRLAYFISGEPGRDWESGKFYGSNLKPGRHTKLSQSPRLSERVWELSSQMLAIRW